One Dromiciops gliroides isolate mDroGli1 chromosome 3, mDroGli1.pri, whole genome shotgun sequence DNA segment encodes these proteins:
- the PRR19 gene encoding proline-rich protein 19 yields MEHRGLAPRPVQPADRSARVRHRRTKRERNQARAARGPGAGGLQAPRARPRCSLTHRDPALCPLAPQPVVITQGRLSRPHRGLLGNEVKSLNVDRLLSGLAEEASSPPPGEAPDPAPASAAPTPQPQPPAWEEEPTPLPPSGKENEAPGAPTPGPPSPRTLLEELQVQLHLPGAFPRRSLVQEARAEIIGALLAQYGELPDLSQVLRGLREQRPESEPGSLEEWRMVPRGREPPDQQALAENRRRRRRKGKWELVFTLGATPSPPSTEKSLVLPPDPWVPSPSPPPPPLGPERGETTWGPQTSFDVLKSIWLPATPPTCAPPWQWGAGGAAHPPACFPNSEALDWSPSPPAPMPGLPWFVSRSSPEPWTFPRMRLY; encoded by the exons ATGGAGCACCGGGGGCTGGCCCCCCGACCAGTGCAGCCGGCTGACCGGTCAGCTCGCGTCCGGCACCGGAGGACCAAGCGGGAGCGGAACCAGGCAAGGGCCGCCAGAGGCCCTGGTGCTGGGGGCCTGCAGGCCCCCCGGGCTCGGCCTCGGTGCTCGCTGACCCACAGGGACCCGGCTCTGTGCCCCCTTGCGCCCCAGCCCGTAGTCATCACCCAGGGCCGGCTGAGCCGGCCACACCGGGGCCTCCTGGGCAACGAGGTGAAGTCCCTGAATGTGGACCGGCTGCTGAGTGGCCTGGCTGAGGAGGCGAGCAGCCCCCCGCCTGGGGAGGCTCCAGACCCCGCTCCCGCCTCGGCAGCGCCGACCCCCCAGCCGCAGCCCCCCGCCTGGGAAGAGGAGCCCACCCCACTACCACCCAGTGGCAAAGAGAATGAAGCTCCCGGGGCACCCACCCCAGGACCCCCCAGCCCTCGAACACTGTTGGAGGAGCTTCAAGTTCAACTGCATCTCCCTGGGGCCTTTCCCAGGCGCAGTCTGGTCCAGGAGGCCCGAGCTGAGATCATTGGGGCCCTGCTGGCCCAGTACGGGGAGCTGCCTGACCTCAGCCAGGTCCTTAGGGGCCTGAGGGAACAGAGACCAG AGTCAGAGCCTGGGAGCCTAGAGGAGTGGAGAATGGTGCCCCGTGGTCGAGAGCCCCCTGATCAGCAGGCCCTGGCAgagaacaggaggaggaggaggaggaagggaaaatgggaaCTTGTATTTACCTTGGGAGCCACCCCAAGCCCACCTTCCACCGAGAAG AGTCTGGTGCTGCCCCCGGACCCGTGGGTGCCCTcaccctcaccccctcccccgccccttgGACCTGAGCGTGGAGAGACGACCTGGGGCCCCCAGACTTCATTTGATGTCTTGAAGAGCATCTGGCTGCCTGCCACCCCACCTACATGTGCCCCCCCCTGGCagtggggggctgggggggctGCCCACCCACCTGCTTGCTTCCCCAACTCTGAGGCCCTGGACTGGAGCCCCAGCCCCCCAGCCCCAATGCCTGGACTGCCCTGGTTTGTGTCCAGGAGCAGCCCAGAGCCCTGGACCTTCCCCCGAATGCGACTCTACTGA
- the TMEM145 gene encoding transmembrane protein 145 isoform X2: MEPPRAPALLLLLLPLLLPLPPYARGKYVRGNLSSKEDWVFLTRFCFLSDYGRLDFRFRYPEAKCCENILLYFDDPSQWPAVYKAQDKDCLAKEAVIRPENNQVINLTTQYPWSGCQVVSEGGVRYLSCSSGRSFRSVRERWWYIALSKCGGDGLQLEYEMVLTNGKSFWTRHFSADEFGILETDMTFLLIFTLIFLLSCYFGYLLKGRQLLHTTYKMFMAAAGVEVLSLLFFCIYWGQYASNGIGNESLKIVAKLLFSVSFLIFLLMLILLGKGFTVTRGRISHSGSVKLSVYMTLYTLTHVVLLIYEAEFFDPGQVLYTYESPAGYGLIGLQVAAYVWFCYAVLVSLRHFPEKQPFYGPFFAAYTLWFFAVPVMALIANFGIPKWAREKIVNGIQLGIHLYAHGVFLIMTRPSAANKNFPYHVRTSQIASAGGPGPEGTPSDKSFPQHVYGNVTFISDSVPNFTELFSIPSASGASPLPRRSPRDPSLLLLRDLQPPSSLHGY; the protein is encoded by the exons ATGGAGCCCCCGCGCGCGCCCgcgctactgctgctgctgctgccgctgctgctgccgctgccccCCTACGCCCGGGGCAAGTACGTGCGGGGCAACCTCAGCTCCAAAGAG gacTGGGTATTCCTGACAAGATTCTGCTTTCTCTCTGATTATGGCCGGCTGGACTTCAGGTTCAGATATCCCGAG GCCAAGTGCTGTGAGAACATCCTCCTCTACTTTGATGACCCTTCCCAGTGGCCCGCAGTTTACAAGGCCCAAGACAAG GACTGCTTGGCCAAAGAGGCGGTGATTCGACCGGAGAACAACCAGGTGATCAACCTCACTACCCAGTACCCCTGGTCGGGCTGTCAA GTGGTGTCAGAGGGGGGCGTCCGCTACCTCAGCTGCTCCAGCGGCCGCAGCTTCCGCTCGGTGCGAGAGAGATGGTGGTACATCGCCCTCAGCAAGTGCGGG GGGGATGGGCTGCAGCTGGAGTATGAGATGGTGCTGACCAACGGCAAGTCTTTCTGGACCCGGCACTTCTCTGCTGATGAGTTTG GAATCCTGGAGACAGATATgaccttcctcctcatcttcaccctcatcttcctcctctcctgCTACTTCGGTT acTTGCTGAAGGGTCGACAGCTGCTTCATACAACCTACAAGATGTTCATGGCAGCAGCAGGAGTAGAAG TCCTCAGCCTCCTGTTTTTCTGCATATATTGGGGTCAGTATGCCAGCAATGGCATCGGCAATGAGAGCCTGAAGATCGTGG cCAAACTTCTGTTTTCTGtcagcttcctcatcttcctGCTGATGCTGATCTTGCTGGGAAAAGGCTTCACCGTGACACG aGGCCGGATCAGCCATTCGGGCTCTGTCAAGCTCTCCGTCTACATGACACTGTACACACTCACACACGTGGTTCTCCTTATCTATGAGGCTGAG TTCTTTGACCCCGGCCAGGTCCTGTACACCTATGAGTCTCCGGCGGGCTATGGGCTGATCGGCCTGCAGGTGGCTGCCTACGTGTGGTTCTGCTATGCCGTGCTGGTCTCCCTGAGGCACTTCCCTGAAAAACAGCCGTTCTACGGGCCCTTCTTTGCTGCCTACACGTTGTG GTTCTTTGCGGTCCCTGTCATGGCTCTCATCGCCAACTTTGGCATCCCCAAATGGGCTCGCGAGAAGATCGTCAATGGTATCCAGCTGGGCATTCACCTCTATGCACACGGGGTATTCCTG ATCATGACGAGGCCCTCAGCTGCCAACAAGAATTTCCCTTACCACGTGCGAACCTCCCAGATTGCCTCAGCTGGGGGACCCGGGCCAGAAGGGACCCCGTCAGACAAGTCCTTCCCTCAGCATGTCTATGGAAACGTGACTTTCATCAGCGACTCGGTCCCCAACTTCACGGAACTCTTCTCCATCCCTTCAGCATCAGGGGCCAGC ccCCTACCCCGAAGGTCACCGAGGGACCCCAGCCTCCTCCTGCTCCGGGATCTCCAACCTCCTTCAAGTCTGCACGGATACTGA
- the TMEM145 gene encoding transmembrane protein 145 isoform X1, protein MEPPRAPALLLLLLPLLLPLPPYARGKYVRGNLSSKEDWVFLTRFCFLSDYGRLDFRFRYPEAKCCENILLYFDDPSQWPAVYKAQDKDCLAKEAVIRPENNQVINLTTQYPWSGCQVVSEGGVRYLSCSSGRSFRSVRERWWYIALSKCGGDGLQLEYEMVLTNGKSFWTRHFSADEFGILETDMTFLLIFTLIFLLSCYFGYLLKGRQLLHTTYKMFMAAAGVEVLSLLFFCIYWGQYASNGIGNESLKIVAKLLFSVSFLIFLLMLILLGKGFTVTRGRISHSGSVKLSVYMTLYTLTHVVLLIYEAEFFDPGQVLYTYESPAGYGLIGLQVAAYVWFCYAVLVSLRHFPEKQPFYGPFFAAYTLWFFAVPVMALIANFGIPKWAREKIVNGIQLGIHLYAHGVFLIMTRPSAANKNFPYHVRTSQIASAGGPGPEGTPSDKSFPQHVYGNVTFISDSVPNFTELFSIPSASGASAGKQVEETAAAEPPRGRVVTSAKPASPPPAPGGEGLPPPYQLHAPQIHRPHPGFPEYFSVHTSAGSVPPI, encoded by the exons ATGGAGCCCCCGCGCGCGCCCgcgctactgctgctgctgctgccgctgctgctgccgctgccccCCTACGCCCGGGGCAAGTACGTGCGGGGCAACCTCAGCTCCAAAGAG gacTGGGTATTCCTGACAAGATTCTGCTTTCTCTCTGATTATGGCCGGCTGGACTTCAGGTTCAGATATCCCGAG GCCAAGTGCTGTGAGAACATCCTCCTCTACTTTGATGACCCTTCCCAGTGGCCCGCAGTTTACAAGGCCCAAGACAAG GACTGCTTGGCCAAAGAGGCGGTGATTCGACCGGAGAACAACCAGGTGATCAACCTCACTACCCAGTACCCCTGGTCGGGCTGTCAA GTGGTGTCAGAGGGGGGCGTCCGCTACCTCAGCTGCTCCAGCGGCCGCAGCTTCCGCTCGGTGCGAGAGAGATGGTGGTACATCGCCCTCAGCAAGTGCGGG GGGGATGGGCTGCAGCTGGAGTATGAGATGGTGCTGACCAACGGCAAGTCTTTCTGGACCCGGCACTTCTCTGCTGATGAGTTTG GAATCCTGGAGACAGATATgaccttcctcctcatcttcaccctcatcttcctcctctcctgCTACTTCGGTT acTTGCTGAAGGGTCGACAGCTGCTTCATACAACCTACAAGATGTTCATGGCAGCAGCAGGAGTAGAAG TCCTCAGCCTCCTGTTTTTCTGCATATATTGGGGTCAGTATGCCAGCAATGGCATCGGCAATGAGAGCCTGAAGATCGTGG cCAAACTTCTGTTTTCTGtcagcttcctcatcttcctGCTGATGCTGATCTTGCTGGGAAAAGGCTTCACCGTGACACG aGGCCGGATCAGCCATTCGGGCTCTGTCAAGCTCTCCGTCTACATGACACTGTACACACTCACACACGTGGTTCTCCTTATCTATGAGGCTGAG TTCTTTGACCCCGGCCAGGTCCTGTACACCTATGAGTCTCCGGCGGGCTATGGGCTGATCGGCCTGCAGGTGGCTGCCTACGTGTGGTTCTGCTATGCCGTGCTGGTCTCCCTGAGGCACTTCCCTGAAAAACAGCCGTTCTACGGGCCCTTCTTTGCTGCCTACACGTTGTG GTTCTTTGCGGTCCCTGTCATGGCTCTCATCGCCAACTTTGGCATCCCCAAATGGGCTCGCGAGAAGATCGTCAATGGTATCCAGCTGGGCATTCACCTCTATGCACACGGGGTATTCCTG ATCATGACGAGGCCCTCAGCTGCCAACAAGAATTTCCCTTACCACGTGCGAACCTCCCAGATTGCCTCAGCTGGGGGACCCGGGCCAGAAGGGACCCCGTCAGACAAGTCCTTCCCTCAGCATGTCTATGGAAACGTGACTTTCATCAGCGACTCGGTCCCCAACTTCACGGAACTCTTCTCCATCCCTTCAGCATCAGGGGCCAGC gctGGGAAGCAGGTGGAGGAGACAGCGGCAGCAGAGCCTCCAAGGGGCCGGGTGGTGACCTCGGCCAAGCCGGCCTCTCCACCCCCGGCCCCCGGTGGGGAGGGCCTGCCGCCCCCTTACCAGCTCCATGCCCCCCAGATCCACAGGCCCCACCCTGGCTTTCCTGAGTACTTCAGCGTCCATACCAGTGCTGGGTCCGTGCCCCCCATCTGA